A window of Fibrobacter succinogenes contains these coding sequences:
- a CDS encoding UDP-2,3-diacylglucosamine diphosphatase gives MDLPAYFISDAHLGIEPPGAVPNREKKLIELLSSWKGKASHVVVIGDLFEFWYEYNYYIASAHFDLYRAFAELVESGVEVHLLQGNHDFAYGDFFPKKLGVQVHKSVILEIQGKRIFVTHGDGVPKSDCGYRFLRKVLDFPLNRFLFKQIHPDWGMGLARFVGRNSRKYGESRKVKIEEYLEWGDRMLKKEHCDFCIHGHHHISGIWNMPNGVVASPGEFIKKPTILSLENGGLKLVSL, from the coding sequence ATGGATTTGCCTGCTTATTTTATTAGTGACGCCCATTTGGGTATTGAACCTCCCGGGGCAGTTCCCAATAGGGAAAAAAAATTAATAGAACTCCTTTCTTCGTGGAAAGGCAAGGCTAGCCATGTTGTCGTGATTGGCGACCTATTTGAATTCTGGTACGAGTACAACTATTATATAGCGTCAGCGCATTTCGATTTGTACCGTGCCTTTGCTGAGCTTGTGGAGTCTGGAGTCGAGGTGCATCTTTTGCAAGGCAACCATGATTTTGCTTATGGCGATTTTTTCCCGAAGAAGCTTGGGGTGCAGGTCCACAAGTCTGTAATCCTAGAAATACAGGGCAAACGCATTTTTGTGACTCACGGCGATGGCGTTCCCAAGTCCGATTGCGGTTACCGTTTTTTACGCAAAGTGCTGGATTTTCCGCTCAACCGGTTCCTCTTTAAGCAAATACATCCAGATTGGGGGATGGGACTTGCTCGTTTTGTCGGTCGTAACAGTCGTAAGTATGGCGAAAGCCGCAAGGTAAAGATCGAAGAATACTTGGAATGGGGCGACCGCATGCTTAAGAAGGAACATTGCGATTTTTGCATTCACGGTCATCATCACATTTCAGGAATTTGGAATATGCCCAATGGCGTGGTGGCCTCCCCAGGGGAGTTTATAAAAAAGCCCACCATCCTCAGCTTGGAGAATGGCGGGTTGAAATTGGTTTCGCTTTAA
- the rsmI gene encoding 16S rRNA (cytidine(1402)-2'-O)-methyltransferase, protein MPKTCFWRDIRPTQLSSKIYFYIMPFTLYIVATPIGNMEDITYRAVRILKEVPLVLAEDTRHSRVLFDNYGITTPMEAYHDFNKEKVTPKYVEFLKNTGDIALISDAGTPGVADPAFNLVRECVREGIDVRAIPGPCAMITALVSCGMPTDHFTFQYFSPKKSAQRIHLLEKLKDEEATQIFYASPHNIDKFVEEIKQVFGDIKIALMRELTKKFEEHLIGTPTEISAHFKVHPPKGEFVLVFNPQDKSGL, encoded by the coding sequence ATGCCAAAAACATGTTTTTGGCGCGATATTCGCCCTACGCAGTTGTCGTCTAAAATCTATTTTTACATCATGCCATTTACCTTATACATTGTTGCAACTCCTATCGGGAACATGGAAGACATCACGTACCGCGCTGTGCGCATCCTCAAGGAAGTCCCCCTCGTCCTTGCCGAAGACACCCGTCATTCGAGAGTTCTCTTTGACAACTACGGCATCACGACCCCCATGGAAGCCTATCACGACTTCAACAAAGAAAAAGTCACGCCGAAGTACGTCGAATTTCTAAAGAATACCGGCGACATTGCTCTCATAAGCGATGCGGGAACGCCCGGCGTCGCAGACCCGGCATTCAATCTCGTCCGCGAATGCGTGCGCGAAGGCATTGACGTGCGCGCCATCCCAGGCCCATGTGCCATGATTACTGCACTCGTTTCGTGCGGCATGCCGACCGACCATTTTACGTTCCAGTATTTCTCGCCCAAGAAAAGCGCCCAGCGCATCCACCTCTTGGAAAAACTGAAAGACGAAGAAGCGACGCAAATCTTTTACGCAAGCCCGCACAACATCGACAAGTTCGTCGAAGAAATCAAGCAAGTCTTTGGCGACATCAAGATAGCGCTCATGCGCGAACTCACCAAGAAGTTCGAGGAACACCTCATCGGAACGCCCACGGAAATTTCGGCGCACTTCAAGGTGCACCCGCCCAAAGGCGAATTCGTACTCGTGTTCAATCCCCAAGACAAAAGCGGACTGTAA
- the lnt gene encoding apolipoprotein N-acyltransferase, translating into MTPNDFLTKLKALPKAYKIYASVLAAIELVLFFVRPETPGLYIQLPQLLPIIAALPFLFMKNVRHPFSRYMNTYGIIVFAFLAIDYLTRSHAGLFQIVATFIPMMLYWLSLFARWNAKLFKQKEARIALALATLSWGFVAFAFPPLPLGPAMLILLVPWFIVLNKYNRETAVFATFWASMVYNTVNYYWIRNVMNVETAPSGLIFLGLILLIAYLSLFNVLASFVYSTAKNLNIKGKAYLLVLFPIFYASIEVHRTTGDFAFPWNHLGYTFGNHLELLQALSIIGVFGYTILIVASNQIVAYAFLLKSRKRFALFALPFVIFAALLIHGSCVLSAPEAAPFYNAQAQENPAIAMVQPSIAQGAKWSKERFDSIVNKTFKMAMDSTTPDIDLILLAETAVPDHIRRQHEVIKRLHQMADMRNASILTGALDYKHVSFDKNNPRQYEIYNASFLFTPGNHSFPQRYIKKHLVPFSERIPFDDVFPILNYVDLGEGDFVPGKETPVYGPYNWTPYICYDAIFGDLVREAINAGSRLMVNITNDGWFGRSTAPFQHLNIVRHLAISYGYPVARLANSGVSAFIDQYGHYDQNTKIFETRVIQRKMPLKTRSTFYTSIGNTFEKTLLWFFAIYLVALIVIAKLKKFKK; encoded by the coding sequence ATGACCCCAAACGATTTTCTAACTAAACTTAAAGCTCTTCCGAAGGCGTACAAGATTTACGCCTCTGTACTTGCGGCTATAGAACTTGTGCTGTTCTTTGTGCGTCCGGAAACGCCGGGGCTTTACATACAACTTCCGCAGTTGTTGCCAATCATTGCAGCACTCCCGTTCTTATTCATGAAGAATGTTCGCCATCCGTTTTCGCGATACATGAACACATACGGGATTATCGTCTTTGCATTCCTCGCCATAGATTATCTCACGCGTAGCCATGCCGGGCTTTTCCAGATTGTCGCGACATTCATCCCGATGATGCTTTATTGGTTATCGCTTTTCGCACGTTGGAACGCCAAACTATTCAAGCAAAAAGAAGCCCGCATCGCCCTTGCGCTTGCAACGCTTTCTTGGGGTTTTGTCGCATTCGCTTTCCCGCCTCTCCCACTCGGCCCCGCAATGCTTATTCTGCTTGTGCCGTGGTTCATCGTCTTGAACAAATACAATCGCGAGACCGCAGTCTTTGCGACATTCTGGGCAAGCATGGTCTACAACACCGTGAACTATTACTGGATCCGCAATGTGATGAACGTGGAAACAGCGCCCTCCGGCCTCATTTTTCTCGGACTCATTCTCCTCATCGCCTACCTCAGTTTGTTCAACGTTCTCGCTTCATTCGTTTATTCTACCGCCAAGAATTTAAATATTAAAGGCAAGGCTTATCTGCTTGTCCTCTTCCCCATTTTCTATGCCTCCATCGAAGTGCACCGCACTACTGGCGATTTCGCTTTCCCATGGAACCACTTGGGATACACATTCGGAAACCATCTTGAATTACTCCAAGCACTTTCAATTATCGGCGTTTTCGGCTATACGATTCTCATCGTCGCCTCAAACCAAATTGTCGCTTACGCCTTCTTGCTAAAGAGCCGCAAAAGATTCGCACTCTTTGCACTTCCGTTCGTCATTTTTGCAGCCCTCTTGATTCACGGAAGCTGCGTTCTTTCAGCACCGGAGGCAGCCCCGTTCTACAACGCACAAGCACAAGAGAATCCGGCCATCGCGATGGTGCAACCCAGCATTGCCCAAGGAGCCAAGTGGAGCAAGGAGCGCTTTGATTCCATAGTCAACAAAACATTCAAAATGGCAATGGACAGCACAACCCCCGACATAGACCTCATTCTCCTTGCCGAGACCGCAGTTCCCGATCACATCCGCAGACAGCACGAAGTCATAAAACGATTGCACCAGATGGCTGACATGAGAAACGCAAGCATTCTGACCGGCGCACTCGACTATAAGCACGTTTCCTTCGACAAAAATAATCCTCGCCAATACGAAATCTACAACGCATCGTTTCTCTTTACGCCAGGCAACCACAGCTTTCCGCAGCGCTACATCAAAAAGCACCTTGTACCGTTTAGCGAACGCATTCCCTTCGATGACGTGTTCCCCATCTTGAACTATGTGGATCTTGGCGAAGGCGACTTTGTTCCTGGAAAAGAAACACCCGTTTACGGCCCTTACAATTGGACGCCCTACATTTGCTACGACGCCATTTTTGGAGACCTCGTCCGCGAAGCAATCAACGCAGGTTCACGCCTGATGGTGAACATCACGAACGACGGTTGGTTCGGACGGAGCACGGCCCCGTTCCAGCACTTGAACATCGTACGCCACCTCGCCATCTCTTACGGTTACCCGGTTGCACGCCTAGCAAACAGCGGCGTGTCCGCATTCATCGACCAATACGGGCACTACGACCAAAACACCAAGATTTTTGAAACACGCGTCATACAAAGAAAAATGCCCCTTAAGACAAGGAGCACATTCTATACATCTATAGGCAACACTTTCGAAAAAACATTACTATGGTTCTTTGCGATTTACCTAGTAGCACTGATTGTGATTGCAAAGCTCAAAAAGTTTAAGAAGTGA
- a CDS encoding alpha/beta fold hydrolase — protein MSEKWIWLPDWASNLGIWEDDLADVAPSASHVYVPYSQLADFLEKPEDILEFKTASTVVAWGLGALSLMCSGAGPQKGQKWILLSPYADFCDEIGNWTVPNLHFMAHQLETTTEPALKAFMELFEDDFGDWQDDWLAEAKKYNAEALAKGLMYLAEHRVDSIVPNSENIQVIYGRLDATVQPEWTLKLKEFLPKAEFKERPKAGHWPPMLLL, from the coding sequence ATGAGTGAAAAATGGATCTGGCTGCCTGATTGGGCCTCAAATCTTGGCATTTGGGAAGATGATTTGGCGGATGTGGCTCCTTCTGCAAGCCACGTTTATGTGCCGTATAGTCAATTAGCTGATTTTTTGGAAAAGCCGGAGGATATCCTGGAATTCAAGACGGCTTCTACGGTTGTTGCCTGGGGGCTTGGCGCCTTGTCACTCATGTGTTCGGGGGCGGGGCCGCAAAAGGGGCAAAAGTGGATTTTACTTTCGCCGTATGCCGATTTCTGTGATGAAATAGGCAATTGGACTGTACCGAACTTGCATTTTATGGCACACCAGCTCGAAACGACCACGGAACCTGCACTCAAGGCCTTCATGGAACTCTTTGAAGATGATTTTGGCGATTGGCAGGATGACTGGTTGGCCGAGGCTAAAAAGTACAACGCAGAGGCGCTCGCTAAAGGGCTTATGTATTTAGCCGAACATCGCGTGGATTCCATAGTTCCGAACAGTGAAAATATTCAAGTGATTTACGGGCGACTGGATGCGACCGTTCAACCTGAATGGACGTTAAAGCTCAAGGAATTTTTGCCCAAGGCGGAATTTAAGGAACGCCCCAAGGCTGGCCATTGGCCACCGATGTTGTTGCTTTAA
- a CDS encoding YgcG family protein encodes MPKRILSILFILMLAIPVAAGFKVNKAGLPKRPQNSYVYDEDRLLSKQEVQFINTLSEELYKKAKVGLAVALVHDIGYADFRDYAVNIAQNWGVGGKTDEGILIFAAMKQRRRSVEVGYGAEGYLPDVLVERLQQKTIVPAFKVEKYGQGVITLAWEIAQVVAKEKGITLQVNTDQLPQEEDDPLWLPLVIFVILFLLVSKNGGGRGNGCLWFLLGNALSNSSRGHHRGGFGGGFGGFGGGGFGGGFGGGFGGGHFGGGGSGGSW; translated from the coding sequence ATGCCAAAAAGAATTTTATCGATACTGTTCATCCTGATGCTCGCAATCCCTGTTGCGGCTGGATTCAAGGTAAACAAGGCGGGGCTCCCCAAGCGCCCGCAAAACAGCTACGTGTACGACGAAGACCGTTTGCTTTCGAAGCAAGAAGTGCAATTCATCAATACGCTTTCTGAAGAGCTTTACAAGAAGGCTAAAGTCGGGCTTGCCGTTGCGCTTGTGCATGATATCGGTTACGCCGACTTTAGAGATTACGCCGTAAACATCGCCCAAAACTGGGGCGTTGGCGGCAAGACGGATGAAGGCATCTTGATTTTTGCCGCGATGAAGCAACGTCGCAGAAGCGTTGAAGTCGGCTATGGCGCCGAAGGCTACCTGCCCGATGTGCTTGTAGAACGGCTCCAGCAAAAGACGATTGTGCCGGCATTCAAGGTTGAAAAGTATGGCCAAGGAGTCATCACGCTTGCTTGGGAAATCGCTCAAGTTGTCGCAAAAGAAAAAGGTATTACGCTACAGGTCAATACCGACCAACTCCCGCAAGAAGAAGACGATCCGCTTTGGCTCCCGCTCGTCATTTTCGTGATTTTATTCTTGCTGGTCTCGAAAAACGGCGGCGGACGCGGAAACGGTTGCCTTTGGTTCTTGCTCGGAAACGCGCTCAGCAATAGCAGCCGTGGCCACCACCGCGGCGGTTTCGGCGGGGGCTTTGGCGGTTTTGGCGGAGGCGGCTTTGGTGGCGGTTTCGGCGGTGGATTTGGTGGAGGCCACTTTGGCGGTGGCGGCTCCGGCGGAAGTTGGTAA
- a CDS encoding toxin-antitoxin system YwqK family antitoxin, whose protein sequence is MKLRKIILFTLLFASALLLAACDKEEHSDKDNRKEYYDTCEKEEHKEYYDNGALQSIVTYCNGEKSEAISFYENGKVWAKGQFKDDEFDGVWRVWDEKGNLIEEHNHKAGKPDGDWIEWYADGKMKGYKKYKDGTLYVSRMWLENGNPKFDKIFSNGECPLKISYPYGAYKDCSNHSVGHGFEKSWYDNGRLEYEEYFKDGKRDGAWKTWYESGLLKSVEYYKAGKKDSVWEAWYENGKLESEEFYANGEKEGVSKIWYENGRLKEKGIYKNGKMYELKIWYGNGRLEKQEKFPEGKSSSPFFLLFKKGMCHSIDGFEGDGYVKSWYYENGQLMYEGAYKSSKKVGVWKVYHENGRLAFEGSYKNGEPDGIWKEWDENGMLKNEGTYKFDGYDGDRYIGEDRTWTKWNRIGGYECSLKPDPKAKYI, encoded by the coding sequence ATGAAATTGAGAAAAATCATTTTATTCACGCTGCTTTTTGCTTCTGCTTTGCTCCTCGCCGCTTGCGACAAAGAAGAACATTCCGACAAAGATAATCGCAAGGAATATTACGATACTTGCGAAAAAGAAGAACACAAAGAATATTACGATAACGGTGCGTTACAATCCATCGTGACATATTGTAATGGTGAAAAAAGCGAGGCCATTTCTTTTTATGAAAATGGAAAAGTATGGGCAAAGGGGCAATTTAAAGATGATGAATTTGATGGTGTTTGGCGAGTATGGGATGAAAAGGGAAACCTGATAGAAGAACATAATCATAAAGCAGGTAAACCAGATGGTGATTGGATTGAATGGTATGCTGATGGAAAAATGAAAGGGTATAAAAAATATAAAGATGGAACTTTGTATGTGTCAAGAATGTGGCTTGAGAATGGAAATCCCAAGTTTGATAAAATTTTTTCTAATGGTGAGTGCCCATTAAAAATTAGCTATCCTTATGGTGCATATAAAGATTGTTCAAATCATTCTGTAGGCCATGGCTTTGAAAAAAGTTGGTATGACAATGGTCGTTTGGAATATGAGGAATATTTTAAGGATGGAAAAAGAGATGGTGCTTGGAAAACATGGTATGAAAGTGGGTTGTTAAAATCAGTGGAATATTACAAAGCCGGTAAGAAAGATAGCGTTTGGGAAGCATGGTATGAAAATGGAAAATTAGAATCAGAGGAATTCTATGCAAATGGTGAAAAAGAGGGTGTTTCTAAAATTTGGTATGAGAATGGCCGATTGAAGGAAAAAGGAATTTATAAGAATGGAAAAATGTATGAACTTAAAATCTGGTATGGAAACGGTCGTCTGGAAAAACAAGAAAAATTTCCTGAAGGTAAAAGTAGTTCTCCATTTTTCCTCCTATTTAAAAAAGGAATGTGTCACTCTATTGATGGGTTTGAAGGTGATGGTTATGTGAAATCGTGGTATTATGAAAATGGACAATTAATGTATGAAGGTGCCTATAAATCAAGCAAGAAAGTTGGCGTATGGAAAGTCTATCATGAAAATGGACGATTGGCATTTGAAGGCTCATATAAAAATGGCGAACCAGATGGAATTTGGAAAGAATGGGATGAAAACGGAATGTTGAAAAATGAGGGTACGTATAAATTCGATGGATATGATGGTGATCGTTACATTGGAGAAGACCGTACTTGGACAAAGTGGAATAGAATTGGCGGATATGAATGTTCTTTAAAACCAGACCCAAAAGCAAAATATATATGA